One segment of Campylobacter concisus DNA contains the following:
- a CDS encoding TonB-dependent siderophore receptor — MNKFRISAVLCFAISALNATDVSLDGINIEDSADDGYRATTSEVGKTNTPILEIPQTVNVVTQQQLKDKKPETLAESLQNVSGVSYANSTGGVFDAVLKRGFGKNRDGSIMRNGTPAGVRHSFNATVQTVEVLKGPASLLYGVQDPGGIMNLVTKKPLYDFSHEIYAGAGNNHYYNYGFDSTGPIGESGFAYRFIFDQSGKHYWREYGKFKSVLVAPSLSYKGDDYRIDAAYSYGRYTDPLDRGSYMVTNKTAAYKNWDGKFLLSDPKKRLDEKFNEIKGEIHTFDVGFEKNLSENWLLKANYAFTRSMHEYGQMRVRNFAPATGLVTRENSYYRDFEHRTHAGGVNLNGIVETGPISHNLITGVDLKEELRRRANSYRSQGGVNNVNLYNLVFGTASLVKTPNQNDKQYQRIRSIGTYVQDNINLTENLIYALGLRYEYYDQLGGKGEPFKTATDSHDGKLIYQTGLVYLLNKEWSVYANYAQSFKPQISMNDDLGSLDPEEGNSIEFGSKFQNDSITATAAIFDIKKKNVAYSLNNITYASGEVRSRGFELDANGKITKGLTLGTSYAYTKTKTLKDEENTWKVGKPFDATPKHQASLLANYDFTHLGLKGFRLGGGARYFGSWFAYSNSGNAYKMPHAVTYDAFASYTTKISGYETNFQFNVKNLTDKIYYTSYNSEGNNILAIVPGYGRQFMLTASVKF, encoded by the coding sequence AGCAGCTAAAGGATAAAAAGCCAGAGACCCTAGCTGAGAGCCTTCAAAACGTGAGCGGCGTTAGCTACGCAAACTCCACTGGAGGGGTATTTGACGCGGTTTTGAAGCGTGGATTTGGCAAAAACAGAGATGGATCGATCATGCGAAATGGCACTCCAGCTGGCGTTAGACACAGCTTTAACGCAACCGTGCAAACAGTAGAGGTGCTAAAAGGGCCAGCTAGCTTGCTTTACGGCGTGCAAGACCCTGGTGGCATCATGAATCTAGTCACCAAAAAACCGCTTTACGACTTTAGTCATGAAATTTACGCTGGCGCTGGCAACAACCACTACTATAACTATGGCTTTGATAGCACCGGACCTATCGGAGAAAGCGGCTTTGCGTATAGATTTATTTTCGATCAAAGCGGAAAACACTACTGGCGAGAGTATGGCAAATTTAAATCCGTGCTTGTAGCCCCAAGCCTCAGCTACAAAGGCGATGACTACCGTATCGATGCTGCCTACTCATACGGACGCTACACCGATCCGCTTGACCGCGGTAGCTACATGGTGACAAACAAAACTGCCGCATATAAAAACTGGGACGGGAAATTTCTACTAAGTGATCCAAAAAAGAGGCTCGATGAGAAATTTAACGAGATAAAGGGCGAAATTCACACGTTTGATGTCGGTTTTGAGAAAAATTTGAGCGAAAATTGGCTTTTAAAAGCAAACTACGCCTTTACAAGATCGATGCACGAGTACGGACAAATGAGGGTTAGAAATTTTGCTCCAGCAACCGGCTTAGTCACTAGAGAGAATTCCTACTATCGCGATTTTGAACACAGAACTCACGCTGGTGGGGTAAATTTAAACGGCATAGTTGAGACCGGCCCCATCTCGCACAACCTAATAACAGGCGTGGATCTAAAAGAGGAGCTTCGCCGCAGGGCAAATTCTTATAGAAGTCAAGGCGGAGTAAATAACGTAAATTTATATAACCTAGTCTTTGGCACCGCCTCTTTAGTAAAAACACCAAATCAAAACGACAAACAATATCAAAGGATACGAAGCATTGGCACATACGTGCAAGATAATATAAATTTAACCGAAAATCTAATCTACGCACTCGGCTTAAGATACGAGTACTACGATCAGCTTGGTGGCAAGGGCGAGCCATTTAAAACAGCCACCGACAGCCACGATGGCAAGCTGATATATCAAACTGGCCTAGTCTATCTACTAAACAAAGAGTGGTCGGTATATGCAAACTACGCTCAAAGCTTTAAGCCGCAAATATCTATGAATGACGATCTTGGCTCGCTAGATCCTGAAGAGGGCAATTCTATCGAGTTTGGAAGCAAATTTCAAAACGATAGCATTACAGCTACCGCAGCTATTTTTGATATCAAAAAGAAAAACGTAGCCTATAGCCTAAACAACATCACTTACGCAAGTGGCGAGGTGCGCTCACGTGGCTTTGAGCTAGACGCGAACGGCAAAATAACAAAGGGGCTTACTTTAGGGACCAGCTACGCCTATACAAAGACAAAGACTCTAAAAGACGAGGAGAACACTTGGAAGGTTGGCAAGCCATTTGACGCCACACCAAAGCACCAGGCAAGCTTGCTCGCAAACTACGACTTTACACACCTTGGCTTAAAGGGCTTTAGGCTAGGCGGTGGGGCTAGATACTTTGGCTCATGGTTTGCCTACTCAAATTCTGGTAACGCGTACAAGATGCCCCATGCTGTGACTTATGACGCATTTGCAAGCTACACAACCAAAATTTCAGGCTATGAGACAAATTTCCAGTTTAATGTGAAAAATTTGACTGATAAAATTTACTACACTTCTTATAACTCAGAGGGCAACAATATCCTAGCCATTGTGCCAGGATATGGCAGGCAGTTTATGCTGACTGCGTCGGTTAAATTTTAA
- the leuC gene encoding 3-isopropylmalate dehydratase large subunit: MKQTITEKIFSDHVGKEVSAGEIIESKIDMIIGNDITTPISIKQFERSGAKKLANPDGFAIVMDHYIPTKDILSANQAKISREFAYKHDLKNYFDEKDMGIEHALLPEKGLVIPGDVIIGADSHTCTHGALGAFSTGMGSTDLAYAMITGKNWFKVPESIKVVFKGKLDKHVYGKDLILEIIRQIGVDGALYKALEFSGEVIEGLSMDDRFSMCNMAIEAGAKSGIIAVDEITKEFLKDKILRDKPKFFYSDEGAKYDKILEIDVTNLDPVIAYPFLPSNGKSVRQAVRDDLAIDQAFIGSCTNGRLSDLRIAAQILKGKKVARKTRLIITPATQKIARVAEKEGLIDIFIEAGAVVSNPTCGACLGGYMGILGANERCISTTNRNFVGRMGDRTSEIYLANSAVVAASAIAGKIADPRDL; this comes from the coding sequence ATGAAACAAACTATCACCGAGAAAATATTTTCAGATCACGTTGGCAAAGAGGTAAGCGCAGGAGAGATCATCGAGAGCAAGATCGATATGATCATAGGTAACGACATCACGACGCCTATTTCGATCAAGCAGTTTGAGCGAAGTGGCGCTAAAAAGCTAGCTAACCCAGACGGCTTTGCTATCGTGATGGATCACTACATCCCAACAAAAGATATCTTAAGCGCAAATCAAGCTAAAATTTCACGCGAATTTGCCTACAAACACGACCTTAAAAACTATTTTGATGAAAAAGATATGGGCATCGAGCACGCACTTTTGCCTGAAAAGGGACTAGTCATCCCAGGCGACGTCATCATCGGCGCAGACAGCCACACCTGTACACACGGTGCCCTTGGAGCGTTTAGTACTGGCATGGGCAGCACCGACCTAGCTTATGCCATGATCACTGGCAAAAACTGGTTTAAAGTGCCTGAGAGTATCAAGGTCGTCTTTAAAGGTAAGCTTGATAAGCACGTCTACGGCAAGGATCTCATCCTTGAGATCATCCGACAAATAGGTGTTGATGGTGCACTTTACAAGGCGCTTGAGTTTAGTGGCGAGGTGATAGAGGGCCTTAGCATGGATGATAGATTTTCAATGTGCAATATGGCGATCGAGGCTGGTGCAAAGAGCGGTATCATCGCGGTTGATGAGATCACAAAAGAGTTTTTAAAAGATAAAATTTTGCGTGATAAACCAAAATTCTTCTACTCAGACGAGGGCGCAAAATACGACAAAATTTTAGAGATAGATGTCACAAACCTTGATCCAGTTATCGCATATCCATTTTTGCCAAGCAACGGCAAGAGCGTAAGACAAGCGGTTCGCGACGATCTAGCTATCGATCAGGCATTTATCGGCTCATGCACAAATGGCCGTCTAAGCGACCTTCGCATAGCAGCGCAGATCCTAAAAGGCAAAAAAGTAGCCCGCAAAACAAGGCTCATCATCACTCCAGCGACGCAAAAGATCGCAAGAGTTGCCGAAAAAGAAGGCTTAATCGACATTTTCATCGAAGCAGGAGCGGTTGTGAGCAACCCAACTTGTGGTGCTTGCCTTGGCGGATATATGGGAATTTTAGGTGCAAATGAGCGCTGTATCTCGACGACGAATAGAAATTTCGTAGGACGTATGGGCGATAGAACGAGTGAAATTTATCTAGCCAACTCAGCAGTTGTAGCAGCCTCAGCCATAGCAGGTAAAATCGCCGATCCAAGGGACTTATAA
- a CDS encoding SWEET family sugar transporter, whose product MLGWIGTYLSVVMYFSYIPQIMGNLDGNKTPFIQPLAAALNCTIWTSYGLLKAKKDYPLSAANFPGIIFGLLATITAF is encoded by the coding sequence ATTTTAGGCTGGATCGGCACATACCTATCAGTTGTTATGTACTTTTCATACATCCCACAAATAATGGGTAACCTTGACGGCAACAAGACGCCTTTTATACAGCCACTGGCAGCCGCACTAAACTGCACAATCTGGACAAGTTACGGCCTATTAAAAGCTAAAAAAGACTATCCACTTTCTGCTGCAAACTTCCCAGGCATAATCTTTGGTCTTTTGGCAACTATAACAGCATTTTAA